Proteins from a genomic interval of Candidatus Binataceae bacterium:
- the hpnI gene encoding bacteriohopanetetrol glucosamine biosynthesis glycosyltransferase HpnI, with amino-acid sequence MSVLAIVALIGVGTSLTYYAVAAIAAMRFAHRAHEARPSLPKIAPRVAVLKPLRGRPEGLTANLTSYLEADYPRIEYYFAVSSYEDSATEVPVSLRAQYKFKPITLIVGEAPACTNRKVGKLIRMAERAERAEIFVLSDADIAISRDHLQHIVGELMADEKLGIVTCIYRARPLGSLASRLEALCVNTDFAPQVMISAAIEPIHYALGATIAIKREALAATGGFTRLKDVLADDYYLGNLVAKAGYTVKLSSSIVTTVCAEKTFADFWHHQMRWARTYKTTRPASLATILVHGPFWAILFLLAMKFSLLATGVFAVVILARVAMARLIIRRVLAMPELGRDAWLAPLKDLVMTAIWFACLTGNEVRWGERRLKILAGGVMREVPADAGSVTGSKAMADAE; translated from the coding sequence ATGTCTGTTCTCGCCATAGTTGCTCTGATCGGCGTTGGTACCTCGCTGACGTACTATGCCGTTGCGGCGATTGCGGCGATGCGCTTTGCGCACCGCGCGCACGAAGCTCGGCCGTCGCTTCCGAAAATTGCGCCGCGCGTCGCCGTGCTGAAGCCGCTGCGCGGCCGTCCCGAAGGTCTAACGGCCAACCTGACCAGTTATCTCGAAGCTGACTATCCCCGCATCGAATACTACTTCGCGGTCTCCAGCTACGAGGATTCCGCCACTGAGGTTCCGGTTTCGCTGCGCGCTCAATACAAGTTCAAGCCCATTACACTGATCGTCGGCGAAGCGCCCGCCTGCACCAATCGCAAGGTCGGCAAACTCATCCGCATGGCCGAACGGGCTGAGCGCGCCGAAATTTTCGTCCTGAGCGACGCCGATATCGCAATCTCACGCGATCACCTGCAACACATCGTCGGCGAACTCATGGCCGACGAAAAGCTCGGCATCGTGACCTGTATCTATCGCGCCAGGCCGCTCGGCTCTCTGGCCTCGCGGCTCGAAGCCCTCTGCGTCAACACCGACTTCGCTCCGCAAGTGATGATCTCGGCGGCGATCGAGCCGATTCACTACGCGCTCGGCGCGACGATCGCGATCAAACGGGAAGCGCTCGCCGCGACCGGCGGCTTCACCCGGCTCAAGGACGTCCTCGCCGACGACTATTATCTCGGCAACCTCGTGGCCAAGGCCGGCTATACCGTGAAACTCTCGAGCTCGATCGTGACCACGGTCTGCGCGGAAAAAACTTTCGCCGATTTCTGGCATCATCAGATGCGCTGGGCGCGCACCTACAAAACCACGCGGCCGGCCAGCCTCGCAACGATTCTGGTGCACGGGCCCTTTTGGGCGATCCTGTTTCTGCTCGCGATGAAGTTCAGCTTGCTTGCAACCGGGGTTTTCGCAGTGGTTATTCTCGCCCGCGTCGCGATGGCGCGCCTGATAATCCGGCGGGTGCTCGCGATGCCCGAGCTGGGCCGCGACGCCTGGCTCGCGCCGCTCAAGGATCTCGTCATGACCGCTATTTGGTTCGCCTGCCTGACGGGCAACGAAGTCCGCTGGGGGGAGCGACGGCTCAAGATCCTCGCTGGCGGCGTGATGCGCGAAGTGCCGGCTGACGCAGGGTCAGTAACCGGCTCGAAGGCAATGGCTGACGCCGAGTGA